From Xiphophorus hellerii strain 12219 chromosome 6, Xiphophorus_hellerii-4.1, whole genome shotgun sequence, the proteins below share one genomic window:
- the gadd45aa gene encoding growth arrest and DNA-damage-inducible, alpha, a, translating into MYNMTFEELSGDYSQERMDTVAKALEEVLTSALPQGCITVGVYEAAKSLNIDPDNVVLCILATDEDDVKDVALQIHFTLIQAFCCENDINILRVNNTHRLAEILGGGGGKQSGGEPMDLHCVLVTSPHSTSWKDPALSKLNRFCRESRCMDQWVPIINLPER; encoded by the exons ATGTACAACATGACATTTGAGGAACTAAGTGGGGATTATTCTCAAGAAAG AATGGATACGGTGGCGAAAGCCTTGGAGGAAGTCCTCACCTCTGCCTTGCCTCAGGGCTGCATTACGGTTGGCGTCTACGAGGCAGCCAAGTCCCTCAACAT AGACCCCGACAATGTGGTGCTGTGCATCCTGGCCACTGACGAGGACGACGTTAAAGACGTGGCCCTGCAGATCCACTTCACGCTCATTCAGGCTTTCTGCTGCGAGAACGACATCAACATCCTGAGGGTCAACAACACCCACCGGCTGGCAGAGATCCTGGGGGGAGGCGGAGGGAAGCAGAGCGGCGGGGAGCCCATGGACCTGCACTGCGTCCTGGTCACT AGCCCTCACTCCACATCATGGAAGGACCCCGCTTTGAGCAAGCTGAACCGGTTCTGCAGAGAGAGCCGGTGCATGGACCAGTGGGTTCCCATCATCAACCTGCCCGAGCGATGA